In a genomic window of Zootoca vivipara chromosome 5, rZooViv1.1, whole genome shotgun sequence:
- the ANO7 gene encoding anoctamin-7, whose protein sequence is MQQRKTKEDDNLITDEQNFQEAGYGSLQTTEDYIYEFITLGPEKVSKHTTYESFADNYGQNIDDAKGGRQPMSYPEVPRRNKQVPLSHAVKSTANLFSDETARIDFILVWESDYQNLEGQGDVAEKSNRRQKRSLEIHRVWRENFLKKLQKKGIRMEKHIAQNARKLVHFILLSAPWSVLCYYAEDLRLRVPLQVVDNIQAAANWSHRLLVKLGIPNMLYDEVPNFPLDYYTCHFKANKLPWFLGSEHHDTFFNTTQRHRILYEILATTSYGNPKAGQVGIERLLNEEVFTAAFPLHDGPYKIPQKEIPCIQLNQRQILFHYWAQWSKWNKYQPLDHIRRYFGEKIALYFAWLGFYTGWLLPAAVVGTLVFIIGIFMMLDDIPTKEICTSEGKYNMCPLCKVCPYWNLSTVCPMFQAGRLFDHGGTVFFSIFMSLWAVTFLEYWKRLNATLTYRWDCSDFEDIEERPRPQFTAMAPMTTTNPITGVEEPYFPTRSRFKRIIAGSMVIIMMIAVVVMFLISIILYRAIIAVVVARSGKYLLVASASRIASLTGSVVNLLFILILSKIYTSLALFLTKWEMHRTQTMFEDAFTFKVFVFEFINFYSSPIYIAFFKGRFVGYPGHYSTLLGIRNEDCGPGGCLIELAQELLVIMVGKQIINNVQELLIPKLKSWWQKQKSHRKRNEGQESTTKQLWESDYELLPYEGLFNEYLEMVLQFGFITIFVAACPLAPLFALLNNWVEIRLDAHKFVCEYRRPVAERAQGMGIWFPILEVITHLAVVSNAFLIAFTSDFLPRLYYQYTRASDLQGYIDFTLAYAPNSFVLQHNVTCRYRAYREQSGRYSLAYWNLLAIRLGFIIVFEHVVFFIARLIDMMVPDIPEVVGIKVKREQFLAKEALAENKALTEVIDARNPTPLTEKAP, encoded by the exons ATGCAGCAGAGAAAGACCAAAGAGGATGACAATCTGATCACAGATGAGCAGAATTTCCAGGAGGCCGGTTATGGGAGCTTACAGACCACGGAGGACTACATATATGAATTCATCACCTTGGGCCCCGAGAAGGTCTCAAAGCACACCACTTATGAAAGCTTTGCTGATAACTATGGGCAGAATATAGATGATGCCAAGGGTGGGAGGCAACCCATGAGTTATCCTGAGGTCCCACGG AGGAATAAACAAGTGCCATTAAGCCATGCTGTAAAGAGCACTGCGAACCTCTTCAGTGATGAGACAGCCAGGATAG ACTTTATTCTAGTATGGGAATCGGATTACCAGAATTTGGAAGGGCAAGGTGATGTGGCTGAGAAATCAAATCGAAGGCAGAAGAGATCGCTTGAAATACATAGAGTGTGGCGAGAGAATTTTCTGAAGAAACTCCAGAAGAAAGGGATTAGAATGGAAAAG cACATTGCCCAGAATGCAAGGAAGCTGGTGCACTTTATATTGCTGAGCGCTCCTTGGAGTGTGCTCTGTTATTATGCTGAAGACCTCAGGCTGAGGGTTCCCTTGCAG GTTGTGGACAATATTCAGGCTGCAGCTAACTGGTCTCACAGGTTGCTGGTGAAGCTGGGCATTCCCAATATGCTCTATGATGAGGTTCCTAACTTTCCCTTGGATTACTACACCTGTCATTTCAAGGCAAATAAATTACCCTG GTTTCTTGGGAGTGAACATCATGATACATTCTTCAACACCACACAGCGACACAGAATA CTATATGAGATCCTGGCCACCACATCATATGGCAACCCAAAGGCAGGGCAGGTTGGAATAGAAAGGCTGCTGAATGAGGAGGTCTTCACAGCTGCATTCCCATTGCATGAT GGTCCCTACAAGATCCCCCAGAAGGAGATTCCCTGTATTCAGCTGAATCAGAGACAGATTCTTTTCCACTACTGGGCCCAGTGGAGTAAGTGGAATAAGTACCAGCCATTGGATCACATCCGCAGGTACTTTGGGGAGAAGATTGCTCTCTACTTTGCCTGGCTTG GTTTCTACACTGGATGGCTTTTGCCAGCAGCTGTAGTGGGGACACTAGTCTTCATAATAGGCATATTTATGATGCTTGATGACATCCCTAC GAAGGAGATCTGTACCAGTGAGGGGAAATACAATATGTGCCCACTCTGCAAAGTCTGCCCCTATTGGAACCTCTCCACCGTGTGCCCAATGTTTCAG GCTGGTCGCCTCTTTGATCATGGTGGAACTGTCTTCTTCAGTATCTTCATGTCTTTATGGGCAGTCACATTCCTTGAATACTGGAAGCGGCTGAATGCTACCTTAACATACCGCTGGGACTGTTCAGACTTTGAAGATATTGAG GAACGTCCACGGCCCCAATTCACTGCTATGGCACCCATGACAACCACAAATCCAATCACTGGAGTGGAGGAGCCCTATTTCCCCACACGGAGCCGATTCAAAAGAATCATCGCTGGATCAATGGTCATCATCATGATG ATTGCTGTGGTGGTGATGTTCCTGATTTCGATAATCCTTTACCGGGCCATCATTGCCGTAGTTGTAGCCAGGTCTGGGAAATACCTTCTTGTAGCTTCG GCTTCTCGTATCGCTAGCCTCACTGGCTCAGTGGTGAACCTGCTCTTCATCCTCATCCTATCAAAAATTTACACTTCACTGGCACTTTTTCTTACCAAGTGGG AGATGCATCGTACACAGACCATGTTCGAAGATGCGTTCACCTTCAAGGTGTTTGTCTTTGAGTTCATCAATTTCTACTCCTCTCCCATCTACATTGCTTTCTTTAAGGGCAG GTTTGTAGGCTATCCAGGACACTATTCCACATTGCTGGGTATCCGCAATGAAGAT TGTGGTCCAGGTGGCTGCCTCATTGAACTTGCCCAAGAGCTGCTTGTCATCATGGTGGGAAAGCAAATAATTAATAATGTGCAGGAGCTCCTCATCCC GAAGTTGAAATCATGGTGGCAGAAGCAGAAGTCTCACCGTAAAAGGAATGAGGGCCAGGAAAGCACCACGAAGCAGCTCTGGGAGAGTGATTATGAACTGCTGCCCTATGAAGGACTCTTTAACGAATACCTGGAAATGG tCCTGCAGTTTGGCTTCATTACCATCTTTGTGGCCGCCTGCCCCTTGGCACCTCTCTTTGCCTTGCTCAACAACTGGGTGGAAATTCGCTTGGATGCTCACAAATTTGTTTGTGAATACAGGCGGCCGGTTGCTGAGCGGGCCCAAGGCATGGGCATCTGGTTCCCTATCCTGGAAGTCATCACACACCTGGCAGTCGTTAGCAAT GCCTTTCTGATTGCCTTCACCTCTGACTTCCTCCCTCGGCTATATTACCAGTACACGCGTGCCAGCGATCTACAGGGCTACATTGACTTCACCCTGGCCTATGCCCCAAACTCTTTTGTCCTGCAGCACAATGTCACATGCAG GTACAGAGCATATCGAGAACAAAGTGGGAGGTATTCACTAGCTTATTGGAATCTACTGGCAATCCGCCTTGGCTTCATAATTGTATTTGAG